TGCCTGTATTGCCTCATTCTGGATATTTggtataattaaaaaaagtattttaaagttgttacactttgtttttttacatttaatacgAGGAAGCAAAGGTGAGCAGGAACCTAAATAATCAAATTAGTTGCTGCCACTGAAAAGAGACGTGCTCACTTCCCTGGGAGGGTTTTAGTGGGGATCTGAAGCTCAACAAGCAGTCAAAGCTCCCGTCTGCAGCGGAGACAACATGGCCTTTAAAAGAAAGCGGAAGGTAGGTTCTGAAAGCATTATAGGTAAATGTGTTTATGGGGATCAGTTAAAGTTTAGTGTATGATCACCTGTAATTGTTACCGTAGAACGGACGGTGTATATTTTGCATATGGAGTCATTCAGAGTTGCCACCATCGTTCTACACGCGCAGAAGCTTCACTCAACGCACCGTTCAGACCTTTAACTTTCACATtagaaagaaataaatcaatattttgaatagtttattttacaaaatcaTTACAAATAACCACAATTTAAAGAactcaaaagcagaaagaagatGTCATGTCGTAATTTTCCTGGTCCTCCAATGTTGCTCAATAAGGAAATAATCTGGAAAGAAACatacaaaacatgttttatgaaAAGCATCACACATCCGAGGATGTCCGATGCCTTGATGGTCAATTTCCTATATTTTTTCCAAGAAAGTACGCTGCTGCTGGATTGAGGGCCAACCTAACAGCTTGCGTGCAATGCATCCTGGGACATGTAGGAACGGCGAGGAGAACCAAACACTGATGGGATTTTAGCAGTGTGACCGGTAAACCTTTTTGTGCGTAACTCACTCACCGTCTGTCACTGCACCAGTCTGTATGTGATGTACCTCCCCGCTGTTTCACTGGGTCTGATGATCTTCACCACCTGCAAAGGTTTTCGAAAGAAATCTAATTTTAGACTGTAATGACCGGGATCACCATTTCCATGCCTCCCGTATTTATATTTGGTTTGCAGTTCATTTAAATCCCCGTTATCACATATTACATGCAAATCCCTTCTGGGTATGTTCAAACAAACCGtgtcttgtttattgtttttagcTTTGGCCACCAATCAAATCCAGGATTGTAAAATGTACTTGGATTTGGAAACATATTGGaagaaaaacatcttaaattgaGCGTTTTTTAATGAGTTACCTGTCCTCTTTTCAAGCCAAAGTATCGAGCCACAGGGTCACCGCCTGAATTCTCGGCAGCTGACTTTCCTTCAATTTGCCGAAGtaaaaaatgttaaaggaggataacaaatacatattttcatTAAGAGTCGGTTCTCATAAAGACACTAAATACACCTTGATGGGGGTCTTTGGGGAAATCAACTGCTACTTTGTACATTGTTACAAATAGAAAGTACTCCGGAGAGGACACACTTGAGTCAACggactcgtttcaattcatggttcaattCTAtggtttgcggagatctccctccatgaatcagaaaCCACCCGCGCGTCCTCATGGTCCGCCGATGACagcttgtagaagcggtcatatttacacatttcttctgacaaaagctcttcaatctgattcattctctcgtaaacattcttcgttttaataatggcggttttgtgctatgaaaacagaaatgtgagactccgtaaaggatgtagttagcagaacAATCaaccttgtgcgctgcgggaggcttgcgtcgctttcgacgcaacttgagacatggggcagccgggacttgaaccaccaaccttgtggttccgaGTGCACCCGCtgtaccccctgcgccacgacaacccacacaaagttgttaaataatataaatgttacatgctaatgtaaatgttaaatgtaaatctaaaatttacatctaattgttaaatgttttatctaaatgttaaatgtaaatctaaatgttaaatctaaatctaaatgttaaatctaaatctaaatgttaaatgtaaatgttacatctaaatctaaatgttatatctaaatgtaaatctaaatgttaaatctaaatctaaatgttaaatgttcacgCCGCGGCAAGACAAGCTGGCTATCGTAAATATAGTACGTTATATAGTATAGTGTTCAGTCATCAAGTTTCATATGTAGAGTGAAAATTTaaatctacatttaacatttacatttacatttaacatttagatttacatttagatataaaatacaacatttagattatttaacaactttgtcttactgccaaacattatccttggaaaagttattgcatgaatttacatgaatgtctctctaaatgtttgaaaaagtgacatatgaatatcgtcatgcttttttgttcacatgatcatgctaaatgtagcaaaactacactgcgcaggattttagggCAATCTGATGACGTCACACCAAGCGTGTGGGTGGAGTTTGACGagtattttttcaaatatgaacaattattattattacatgtgtAAAAATAATAACTGTGGACCGCGGTGCGTCAGCGCGTCTCACGTGGGTTCATTAGGGAGCCGATTGGAGACTCGAAGCCGATAATGATCAATCGGTCTACTCGTACATGAGGACACTCGTCTGCCTTCTCTGTCGGGTCTTGTGGTCTGACACTCGTACAGATCTGATCGCCTGCTTCCTTCCGAGGACCTTACTGAAGGACAGACATGCGTCTCTTAGGGTCCACtgtccttttctctgtcctgCTGCAGGCGATGGTAGGAAATAAACGAACTGTGATGTCGCCTCTGAGGAACAGAGTCCCATTGGGTTCAACTGAATGGATCTTTACTTTCAAGTATTTATTATGTGTGAGATTTGTTGGATTAAAGTTCCCACCACTCAAGTTTCTTGTCTTTCCTTACAGTCTGCTCCAACAGAGGACTGGCAGACGGCCACATCGATTTATGACTTCTCAGCCACAGATATTGATGGCAACTTGGTTTCCCTCGAAAAATACAAGTAAATctatctgtttaaaaaaaaaaagtgacatcaTTGGCATGAAACAACATAAATACGTATATTAACAGTTGTTATATAAtaatgagatatatatatataaccccTAAATTTGCTGCAGCCTTCCATTCCATTAGCCCACCGGGACGCGTGTGTCTTTGTATTTTCAGGGGGGACGTCGTCATCATCACCAATGCTGCCTCTAAATGAGCTAAAACCCCGGTGAACTACTCTCAGTTCGCGGCGATGCACGCTACGTACTCTGAGAGAGGTCTACACATCCTCGCCTTCCCTTCCAACCAGTTCGGGAACGAGGTAAATGAGTGATTAAATCAAGGATTAACATGCCATTGTGTGTTGCTACAAAATACAATTAGATTATGTTGTTATCTAGATTTTTatcacaaaacattttgttatcATACTATTTGCAAAGAAGGGAAGCTCATATTGTTGAACTTAAAGGAAGACTTCCTTCCCAAAATAAACGGGCCATTGAGTGTTTCAATGATGCTTATGTTATACATCAAAttctcttattattattatttattattttttcttgccCAGTATTAATTTAAGCCAAACGTTGTTTCAGCATTGTCTTATTCAGACATAATAAACCAGCATTAATGGTGCTGATCTGCTTGATTATATCTgtcaacttgttttattttgaaggagccCGGCAATGAAACTCAAATCAAGCAGTTTGCACAGTCCTACAACGCTCGGTTCGACATGTTCAGCAAGATCGAGGTGAACGGGCCCACGGCTCACCCTCTGTGGAAGTGGCTCAAGGACCAGCCCAACGGGAAAGGCTTCATGGGAAAGTACGTGTGGATCTCACAACGCGTTTATTTAAGCCGTGGTGACGCCTTTTAACACAGCGATGCTTTAACAtgtgattcattttcattcctGCAGTAGTATCAAGTGGAATTTCACCAAGGTAAATAAGCGTCATGTGTAATTTATTGTATCTATATGACTAAATTGTGTTTACTATCATGAGTGCATAATACTTACTGGAAGAAGCCTGTAAATGCTTAAATGCTTCCATCATTTGTTTGacaatgaaaaacagaaatgaactCTTAATTCATGAATTCCATGTGTATGAGCTTCCTCATTTTCGTCTTCCTCTTTAGTTTTTGATCAACAGAGAGGGTCGGGTGATGAAGAGATACGGGCCCCTGGCTGATCCAAATGTATGTACTTTGCCACAGATACTACATGTGTATTTATCATGATTGTAGCACTCTTGTGTACCTTTACTGGTTTTAAATTTTTCCTATGAGACTCCTGTTATAAcctaaaaaacattcaaaatgattTGCATGGTCTGACTAATGTGTCAGGGTGCGGGGAAGGCAAAACTCTAATGCAGACTTTGAGAAAACAAGAGACACTTTAATCGTCAAAGATTCCAAAACCCCCCGCAAAAAGGCTAAGGAGCAAGAACGCAGACAGGAACATGGAACATCCAacaatcaacaatgacgcgacaagtgacaagagacacacactgcttaaatacacaagggcggtgcaggtgattggacacaggtggaaacaatcagacaatcacaggggatgacaggacaaggcaggaagtgaagttacccagggagacaagaagcagaaactacaaaataagacaggaaataaaccacacagTGACATAATGTAAACTTCTCCCCTTGCTTTCCTTCCAGGTGGTGGAGAAAGATCTTCCCAAATACTTGTAACCGCCCCACGGAGGACTCCCTCCTCACCCGGTGATCTTCCCTCCCTTTTGCTCCTTTCTCCGGCTCTCCGAGAACTGATGGACACAGTTTGCTTCCCCCCAGAACCAGTGACGGTTTTCTCATAAACCCGCGTGGCGGGCAGAGGAGACCTGATGAAAATGGCGTGCAAACCTTCTGGGAGGATTACCAAGCGTgcgttcactcactgctccggagagaaagagaaacgatCCATAAAACCATGAAACAATGAACCCTTTTAGTAGAATATTTTGCGGCATTGTTTTCATAATAAAATGCACTATATTTAGCTTGAATACTATTTGTGCctttattgtctttttaaatgataTAATACGGTATTATACTGGAGTTGCCTGTAGAATAGATGAGTTTTGTGCTGAGCAGTAGTTGTGCTCAAAGATCTTTCATTCTGTTAAAGGAAAATTGTGGGAAAAAGACTGAAAATCCATTTCTGTAACACTAAAAAAATTCAAGTGTATCAGAGAAGAGAGTGAGATTCCTTCTTGTGGGTAGAAACATGAACAATGTCACAGTTATGTCTTTTGGATATTGAACCCTTATCACATCTACTCAATACATAGATGAAAGGCACAGTTTTACATTTAGACCATGTAATAAGGCAATTTTATCCGTACAAGGAGGCAAAAGATtgtattttcctcttcttttcatgCACCTGCGAAATACGGCTTAGTGAAACCTTTTCAGGCCACTGAGAATAATTTAAACTAAATGTTGTGAAATGGTAAAGATATCTTTCACAATTGGACATAGCTTTGTAATAAAAGATTACaagcaacaaatgtgttttacttaTAAACAACATTGAAAGATTCAAGCAAAGAAATCGTCTCAGTTTTATTTGAGCCAGGAAAACTACAGATTCCTGTAAATAATTTTATAATGGACTGTAAATAGAGTAGAGTGAACCCCATAAACACAGCCCATGTTAGTTTAGTTACAAGATAATAGATATAGAGATATTATAGCATTGGGAATTAATTACAGTTATGCAATTAGTTCTGGTCTTTTAAAGCGGTGCActactggcaaatcccctcctacttcttgcgtcccactgacttcacctctatcgccctcactttcctctttcacccccctgtctcctaaccaaattcttaccctagtaacctctgcccgtccgaccacgtgccctcttgaccccattccatcacatcttctagaatctatcgctcctgaccttcttccgttcctcacctgtctcatcaacatacttctgttatctggctgttttcccaattctctgaagaaacccaccctcaacccttctgaagaaaacaactacagaccggtctctcttcttccctttttgtccaaaactcttgaacgtgcgatctttaaccaactttcctcctatctccaccataacaacctcctggaccccccaccagtcaggcttcaagacaggccattccacagagactgctctccctgctgtctcacagcaactccacactgctagagccgcctctctctcctctgtcctcatccttctggaccccTCTGCTGCATtcgacacagtcaaccaccagatccttatttcctcccttcaggaacttggtgtctcaggctctgctctctcccttctctcctcctacCTCGACAGctgcacctaccgggtaacctggcgaggatctgtgtcggaaccttgtcctcttactactggagtacctcagggttccgtcctgggtcctgCTTCTCGCTCTataccaactctctcggcgctgtcattcgctcgcatggctggtggctgcccgcatccagttcaaaacattacgtaccatgctgtgaatggatcgtgtccagcttacatccaggacatggtcaaaccctaaccctttttcaaacatttagagagaaattcctGTAAATTTATGCAATAACCTTTCCAAGGATGTTTGgaagtaacacaaagttgttaaataatataaatgtttcatctAATGTTGTGTAAATGTTGATGTAAATATGCGCTGAATAAATCCGGTCAGTGCGAGCTCTCAGACCAAAGAGATGATGGCGGTCCGTCCTTTTTCTCCCGTGAATAATAATACTAGGACGTGTTAACTGACCACGTTGGCGACTGTACTAACGATAGACTGCTGCAGGAATGTCTAACGCTACAATTGTCTAATAAATGTTGCCTGTATTGCCTCGTTCTGGATATTTGGtatatcatttttaaaagtattttaaagttgttccattttttttttacattcaataCGAGGAAGCAAAGGTGAGCAGGAACCTAAATAATCAAATTAGTTGCTGCCCCTGAAAAGAGACGTGCTCACTTCCCTGGGAGGGTTTTAGTGAAGATCTGAAGCTCAACAAGCAGTCAAAGCTCCTGTCGGCAGCGGAGACGACATGGCCTTTAAAAGAAAGCGGAAGGTAGGTTCTGAAACCATTATAGGTAGTTGTGTTTATGGGGATCAGTTAAAGTTTAGTGTATGATCACCTGTAATTGTTACCGTAGAACGGACAGTGTATATTTTGCATATGGAGTCATTCAGAGTTGCCACCATTGTTCTACACGCGCAGAAGCTTCACTCAACGCACCGTTCAGACCTTTAACTTCCAcattagaaagaaaaatcagAATTTTAATAGAATTGTTGCCGTAGAACGGACGGTGTATATTTTGCATATGGAGTCATTTAAAGTTGCCACCATCATTCTACAAGCGCAGAAGCTTCACTCAATGCACCGTTCAGACCTTTAACTTCCACATTAGAAAGAAAAATCTATATTTTGAAtagtttattttacaaaatcaTTACAAATAGAAACCACAATTTAAAGAactcaaaagcagaaagaataTGTCACGTCGTAATTTTCACTGGTCCTCCAATGTTGCTCAATAAGGAAATAATctggaaaaaaacatacaaaacatgttttatgaaAAGCATCACACATTGGGTGGAGCTGGTGAAACCCCACCTTATGTGGATGTCCGATCACTGGCATACTGCGCCAAGGAACCCATGTTGACTGAGGGGGTCACAGAGGTGCCACCAAAGACCATCACttcagtctttttttcattaaaatttAAAACGTTTAGAGCCATCCAGGTTTTGACATCCTCTAAACAGTTTAACAGTGGTTTAAGGGAGTATGAATCAGCCTTTTTGAGGGGTACATATATCTGGCTGTCATCGGCAGAACAATGGAATAGAATGCCGTGCTTCCTAAGAATGGAACCAAGTGGGAGAAggtacaaagaaaataaaagaggacCCAGCACTGAACCCTGTGGGACCCCACATGGGAGAGGAGCAGTGGAGGAGACAGTCACCAAGGCTGATACAGAATGTCCGATGCGACAGGTAGGACCTGAACCATTCCAGCGCCGAGCCCGATGCCCACCCACTGGTCCAAATGATCAATCAGTATGTCATGGTCCactgtatcaaatgcagcagttAAGTCCAAGACCACAAGGATTACACAGTGACCAGCGTCAGTAGCTAAAAAGACGTTGTTAAAAACTCTTAAAAGCGCTGATTCTGTGTTGTGCAATGAAAAGCATCACACATTTGAGTGTCTTTGGGTGGAACTGGTGAAACCCCACGTAACCACACGGATGGATATTTTGCACCTTGTGTGGATGTCTGATCACTTGATGGTCAATTTCCTATATTTTTTCCAAGAAAGTACGCTGCTGCTGGATTGAGGGCCAACCGAACAGCTTGTGTGCAATGCATCCTGGGACATGTAGGAACGGCGAGGAGAACCAAACACTGATGGGATTTTAGCAGTGTGACCGGTAAACctttttgtgctgtaaaaatacgtgttcaagaattggagcctggtcggggttatcaaaaattcagccgaacgacttctctcgttctgggaaatttatttgtcagatcacaggtcaagtatcagcgctgcgtttgcaaaggcaggagcagttcaggcagcacacaggccggaagaacaactaacatcagcaagaacatcatgttttataacccttgaaagacagagaaggaaagatttctattggccctaaactggcgtagaggaggaccttccacctcccgcatctaaagatccggtcacatccaatgtccagactcctgacttaacgtaaacatcagcgaacagagtgtgtatgttgaatagtgttggtgtgtctctaaaccccttttggctggtaaatctgctagctgacccgcagaccttgcattcctcagccaggacagaaaccgactccccatcttgtcaagactcgtgtctgcctgcttggcacatcctgcttccccccttacctaactcttaaatcaagacaagacagcgaacccccaactaagcccatgaaaagaactttttaTTATCAGTGCGTGACTCACTCACCGTCTGTCACTGCACCAGTCTGTATGTGATGTACCTCCCCGCTGTTTCACTGGGTCTGATGATCTTCACCACCTGGAAAGGTTTCGAAAGAAATCTAATTTTAGACTGTAATGACCTGGATCACCAGTTGCATGCTTCCCGTATTTGTATTTGGTAAGCAGTTCATTTAAATTCCTCTTATCACATATTACATGCAAATCCCTACCGTGTATGTTCAAACAAACCGtgtcttgtttattgtttttagttttggccaccaatcaaattcaaattcaaagttACCTGTCCTCTTTTCAAGCCAAAGTATCGAGCCACAGGGTCACCGGCCTGAATCCTCGGCAACTGACTTTCCTTTAATTTgctgaagtaaaaaaatgttaaagaatgataacaaatacatattttcatGAAGAGTCGGGTCTCATTAAGACACTAAATACACCTTGATGGGGGTCTTTGGGGAAATGGAGAGTGCACTTCCTGCATTTCTAAACATTGTTCAATTACTCTAAATAGTGCCGTATGCGTGAGGATACTATTTGCCCAGAAGTTCAACCACTTCCTCTTTCGTCATAACGATGTGTTCTGGAACAAGctgaaagacaaaacaacagatcaaaaacaacaaatgcaatCCTATCAGCGGGGTCGACGAGATCTCAAAACAGCGCGTCGTTTACCTCGTGCTCTGTGATGTTAATGAGCAGCTCCTGCTGGAGGAACTGTTCCAATATGTATTTGGGTGCCATGTCAACAAGAGACTGCAAGGAGACATTTAGTTAAATATGGTTACCAagagagtgagaaagaaagcacaaatacaaaAAGATGATCGCAGCATTATTGAGAGAGACAATTGAGAACCGTTAATAGAGGATGAGGGTGTTTACCTGTTTGGCTGACGGCGTCGTGCCCATCTGGACAACGATGATGGCTCGTGTGATGTTCTCCTCCTGCATCCTCTGACAGTACATCTTGATCGTCTTGATTCCCACCTTGGGCTCCtctgaagagggaagaaacatTATACAGTGGTCTCGTTTTCCTTCGGAGGACCTTACTGAAGGACAGACATGCGTACAATACCATTGGGTTCAACtgaatggatgtttattttcGATTATTTATTATGTGTGAGATTTGTTGGATTAAAGTTCCCACCACTCAagttttttgtctttccttaCAGTCTGCTCCAACAGAGGACTGGCAGATGGCCACATCGATTTATGACTTCTCAGCCACAGATATTGATGGCAACTTGGTTTCCCTCGAAAAATACAAGTAAATCTGTTTTATATATAACCCCTAAATTTGCTGAAGCCTTCTATTCCATTAGCCCACGTGTGTCTTTGTATTTTCAGGGGGGACGTCGTCATCATCACCAATGCTGCCTCTAAATGAAGTAACGCCCCGGTGAAGTACTCTCAGTTTGCGGCGATGCACGCTACGTACTCTTGAGAGAGGTCTACACATCCTCGCCTTCCCTTCCAACCAGTTCGGGAACGGGGTAAATGAGTGATTCAATCAAGGAACAACTTATCTAGATTTTAAtcacaaaacattgttattatacTATTTGCAAAGGGGAGATCATATTGTTGTAACTTGAAAGACTTCCTCCCCAAAATAAAAGGGCCGTTGAGTGTTTCAATGATGCTCATGTTATACATCTAATTCtcttattaaactttttttttcttgcccaGTATTAATTTAAGCCAACCGTTGTTTCAGCATCGTCTTATTCAGACATATTAAACCAGCATTAATGGTGCAGATTATATCTgtcaacttgttttattttgaaggagccCGGCAATGAAACTCAAATCAAGCAGTTTGCACAGTCTTGCAACGCTCGGTTCGACATGTTCAGCAAGATCGAGGTGAACGGGCCCACGGCTCACCCTCTGTGGAAGTGGCTCAAGGACCAGCCCAACGGGAAAGGCTTCATGGGAAAGTACGTGTGGATCTTACAACGCGTTTATTTAAGCTGTGGTGACGCCTTTTAACACAGCGATGCTTTAACatgtgatttgttttcattcCTGCAGTAGTATCAAGTGGAATTTCACCAAGGTAAAGAAGCTTCATGTGTTATTTATTGTAtctacagttgtggtcaaaagtttacatacacttgtaaagaacataatgtcttggctctcttgagtttcccgttatttctacaagtctgatttttctctgagagtgattggaacagatacttcattgtcacaaaaaacatcaggcatgaaaacgggtcaagggggaaaaaggtgagaaggacaTTACCGCTCTAGGGCAgcggttttcaactggttttgtcccagagatttcttcgagtcattcgttgacgGGGAGGGATGTAGCGGTAGCGTTAGCCAATCATTttccaccggagctttagctagctggccaacgtcgcgttctctcctgctgtgtgaaAAGACTccattcatcaagctgtagctaacgttagctaagtccatgtcaacaaagctcctgagtaacttagatataccagaaaatattgaaaccatcactcaccctgttcgcaatttactgaatctcgcgctcccttctgacacgcgcacctgttcgcagttcactgaatatgaataccccccccaaaaaaacctcatTGAATCTACACAATCACGTAGGTCACCCATTtgtttcaaaacggcgaatttcgccaaaaggtgagggattttcatgcctgaacattcatgaagtttggttcttttatgacttcattattggttaacagaaaaagtgatcaaatttGCTGggtcaaaaacaaatacagcagtggtaatatttggttacatgtccctcTGCCATTTTCACgtcaattaggcgcttttgggagccatccacaagcttctggcaagcttctcgttgaatcttcgACCactcttgacagaattggtgcagtgaagttaaatttgatggctttctgacatggacttgtttcttcagcaatgtccacatgttctcaatgggatttaagtcaggacgGAAGGACtccaatcaaaagttctttacttatacaggcagggtcaaaaccgggatagcagtccaatgggcaaacaaatccagaggggcaggcaggaaaTCCGTAAACGGCGACAGGCAGAGTTCAGAAACAGGATGGCAATCcgacaggcaaacaaatccaaaaaaggGGGCAGGCGAAGAGTTTGTGTTCAAGAGAAGGCAGGCTAGGTCAGGACGGGATATCGGTAATCGGAAAACCGCTGGAAAACTTTGCATGCACataagacaatctggcagaggaCAAGTGGAAGTGTGGGGACCTATATAGTGAGGGGCTAATGAGGGAATGGGTTGGGAGGGTGGgaagggcatgaggaccaggtgaagagaatgaggtgatttcttgttgatgacaggatctggaatgacaaTGAGTAGAGTTAATTGACAAGAATTCAGGCGGGAAAAAACTAATGAGATGGAGAATTTGTGACAGTGTTCTTGGGGTTAAAtgcctcaccttttctcctccaaacatattgctgggcaTTGAAGGCAAACAGCTCGATTTttgtttcgtctgaccacaggac
This Gasterosteus aculeatus chromosome 8, fGasAcu3.hap1.1, whole genome shotgun sequence DNA region includes the following protein-coding sequences:
- the LOC120823544 gene encoding DNA-directed RNA polymerases I, II, and III subunit RPABC1-like yields the protein MYCQRMQEENITRAIIVVQMGTTPSAKQSLVDMAPKYILEQFLQQELLINITEHELVPEHIVMTKEEVVELLGKYKLKESQLPRIQAGDPVARYFGLKRGQVVKIIRPSETAGRYITYRLVQ